From Streptomyces sp. TLI_053, a single genomic window includes:
- a CDS encoding Crp/Fnr family transcriptional regulator translates to MDDVLRRAALFAALDDEQAGELRASMTEVTLARGESLFHEGDPGDRLYVVAEGKVKLHRASPDGRENMLAVLGPSEMIGELSLFDPGPRTATASALTEVKLLGLGHGDLQPWLHARPEVSIALLRAIARRLRRTNDVMSDLVFSDVPGRVAKALLDLSRRFGVQSDEGIHVAHDLTQEELAQLVGASRETVNKALADFAGRGWLKLEARAVVLMDVERLSRRSR, encoded by the coding sequence CGGCACTCGACGACGAACAGGCCGGCGAGCTGCGCGCTTCCATGACCGAGGTGACGCTCGCCCGCGGCGAGTCGCTGTTCCACGAGGGCGACCCCGGCGACCGGCTGTACGTCGTCGCCGAGGGCAAGGTCAAGCTGCACCGGGCCTCGCCGGACGGCCGCGAGAACATGCTCGCCGTCCTCGGCCCCAGCGAGATGATCGGCGAGCTGTCGCTGTTCGACCCGGGCCCGCGCACCGCCACCGCGAGCGCGCTGACCGAGGTCAAGCTGCTGGGCCTCGGCCACGGCGACCTCCAGCCCTGGCTGCACGCGCGCCCCGAGGTCTCGATCGCACTGCTGCGCGCCATCGCCCGCCGCCTGCGCCGGACCAACGACGTGATGTCCGACCTGGTCTTCTCCGACGTGCCCGGGCGCGTCGCCAAGGCTCTGCTGGACCTCTCCCGCCGCTTCGGCGTGCAGTCCGACGAGGGCATCCACGTCGCCCACGACCTCACCCAGGAGGAGCTGGCCCAGCTGGTCGGTGCCTCCCGCGAGACGGTCAACAAGGCGCTCGCCGACTTCGCCGGCCGCGGCTGGCTGAAGCTGGAGGCCCGTGCGGTCGTGCTGATGGACGTCGAGCGGCTCTCCCGCCGCTCGCGGTAG
- a CDS encoding DUF4177 domain-containing protein: MTKWEYMTAPLLVHATKQILDNFGHDGWELVQVVPGPNPEQLVAYFKREKQA; encoded by the coding sequence ATGACCAAGTGGGAATACATGACGGCACCTCTGCTGGTGCACGCCACCAAGCAGATCCTGGACAACTTCGGCCACGACGGCTGGGAGCTCGTCCAGGTCGTACCGGGTCCGAACCCGGAGCAGCTGGTGGCCTACTTCAAGCGGGAGAAGCAGGCATGA
- a CDS encoding ArsA-related P-loop ATPase, whose product MARTPGQAARRDPDWEGVRLHVVSGKGGTGKTTVAAALALALAAEGRRTLLIEVEGRQGIAELFGIAALPYEERRIATVTPAQLGLPASGAAKGSPGGGASGSPGGPVSGELHALAIDTEQALLEYLDMFYKLGRAGKALQKVGFVDFATTIAPGVRDVLLTGKACEAARRKGPDGRRTYDAVVMDAPPTGRITRFLNVNSEVAGLARIGPIHSQAQAVMRVLKSPETAVHLVTLLEEMPVQETVDGIAELREAGLPVGGVLVNMVRPPLLDAAAVAAVDGDHREEVALALGEAGLGGRSRKPDTVRAAVEPLLDPLLAQAREHAERVELERARRADLQHLKLPTYELPLLGEGVDLGTLYRLAGELKRQGAA is encoded by the coding sequence GTGGCACGCACCCCCGGCCAGGCGGCCCGGCGCGATCCCGACTGGGAGGGCGTACGGCTGCACGTGGTCAGCGGCAAGGGCGGGACCGGGAAGACCACCGTGGCAGCGGCGCTGGCACTGGCGCTCGCGGCGGAGGGACGCCGGACCCTGCTGATCGAGGTGGAGGGCCGGCAGGGCATCGCCGAACTGTTCGGCATAGCGGCGCTCCCCTACGAGGAGCGCCGGATCGCCACGGTCACCCCGGCCCAGCTGGGCCTGCCGGCGAGCGGCGCGGCGAAGGGGTCGCCGGGCGGCGGCGCGAGCGGATCGCCGGGCGGCCCGGTGAGCGGGGAGCTGCACGCGCTCGCCATCGACACCGAGCAGGCCCTGCTCGAGTACCTCGACATGTTCTACAAGCTCGGCCGGGCCGGGAAGGCGCTGCAGAAGGTCGGGTTCGTCGACTTCGCGACCACCATCGCCCCCGGCGTCCGGGACGTGCTGCTGACCGGCAAGGCCTGCGAGGCGGCCCGCCGCAAGGGCCCGGACGGACGGCGGACCTACGACGCGGTGGTGATGGACGCGCCGCCGACCGGCCGGATCACCCGGTTCCTGAACGTCAACTCCGAGGTGGCCGGGCTGGCCCGGATAGGGCCGATCCACAGCCAGGCGCAGGCCGTGATGCGGGTGCTGAAGTCACCGGAGACCGCCGTGCACCTGGTCACCCTGCTGGAGGAGATGCCGGTCCAGGAGACCGTGGACGGCATCGCCGAGCTGCGCGAGGCCGGTCTGCCGGTGGGCGGGGTGCTGGTCAACATGGTCCGGCCGCCGCTGCTGGACGCGGCCGCGGTGGCCGCGGTCGACGGCGACCACCGCGAGGAGGTCGCGCTGGCGCTCGGCGAGGCGGGTCTCGGCGGCCGCTCGCGCAAGCCGGACACCGTCCGGGCGGCGGTCGAACCGCTGCTCGATCCACTGCTGGCACAGGCCAGGGAGCACGCCGAGCGGGTGGAACTGGAGCGCGCCCGGCGCGCCGACCTGCAGCACCTGAAGCTCCCGACCTACGAACTTCCACTGCTGGGCGAGGGTGTGGACCTCGGCACGCTCTACCGGCTGGCGGGCGAACTGAAGCGTCAGGGGGCAGCGTGA
- a CDS encoding RidA family protein, which translates to MSKVEEKLAELGLTLPPVAAPVAAYVPALRTGDFVFTSGQLPMVAGKLPSTGKVGAEVTPEEAKELAQICALNALAAVKSVIGDLDLVEQVVKVVGFVASAPDFTGQPGVINGTSELLGKVLGDAGVHARSAVGVTVLPLDAPVEVEIQVRVRAGA; encoded by the coding sequence ATGAGCAAGGTCGAGGAGAAGCTGGCCGAACTGGGCCTGACCCTGCCGCCGGTGGCCGCCCCGGTCGCCGCCTACGTGCCCGCGCTGCGTACCGGTGACTTCGTCTTCACCTCGGGCCAGCTGCCGATGGTGGCGGGCAAGCTCCCGAGCACCGGCAAGGTCGGTGCCGAGGTCACCCCGGAGGAGGCCAAGGAGCTCGCGCAGATCTGCGCGCTGAACGCCCTGGCCGCCGTCAAGTCGGTGATCGGTGACCTCGACCTGGTCGAGCAGGTCGTCAAGGTCGTCGGCTTCGTCGCCTCCGCCCCCGACTTCACCGGCCAGCCGGGCGTGATCAACGGCACGAGCGAGCTGCTCGGCAAGGTGCTCGGCGACGCGGGCGTGCACGCCCGCAGCGCGGTGGGCGTCACCGTGCTGCCGCTGGACGCCCCGGTCGAGGTCGAGATCCAGGTCCGGGTCCGCGCCGGAGCCTGA
- a CDS encoding MBL fold metallo-hydrolase: protein MSGLLPGDPAAGIGGEATPRALCVLAPNPSPMTLDGTNTWLLSEPDSDLAVVIDPGPLHEGHLRRVIETAEQRGKRVVLTLLTHGHADHSEGAARFAELTGSEVRALDPAHRLGPEGLTDGQRLDVGGLDLRVIGTPGHTSDSLTFHLPADGAILTGDTVLGRGTTMVAHPDGRLGDYLDSLRHLHGMAAEHGVRTVLPGHGPVLADALGAVDYYLAHRAGRLAQVETAVEAGCRTSAEVVARVYADVDRALWPAAELSVLAQLQYLRDHGLIPD from the coding sequence GTGAGCGGACTCCTGCCGGGTGACCCCGCCGCCGGGATCGGCGGCGAGGCCACTCCCCGTGCGCTCTGCGTGCTGGCGCCGAACCCGTCCCCGATGACCCTGGACGGCACCAACACCTGGCTGCTGTCCGAGCCGGACTCGGACCTCGCGGTGGTGATCGACCCGGGCCCGCTGCACGAGGGCCACCTGCGCAGGGTGATCGAGACCGCCGAGCAGCGGGGCAAGCGGGTGGTGCTCACCCTGCTCACCCACGGGCACGCCGACCACTCCGAGGGGGCGGCCCGGTTCGCCGAACTGACCGGCAGCGAGGTCCGCGCGCTGGACCCGGCCCACCGGCTCGGTCCGGAGGGACTCACGGACGGCCAGCGCCTCGACGTCGGGGGCCTCGACCTGCGGGTGATCGGTACCCCCGGCCACACCTCGGACTCGCTCACCTTCCACCTGCCCGCCGACGGTGCGATCCTCACCGGCGACACCGTCCTCGGACGGGGCACCACGATGGTCGCCCACCCGGACGGCAGGCTCGGCGACTACCTGGACTCGCTGCGGCACCTGCACGGAATGGCGGCCGAGCACGGCGTCCGGACGGTGCTGCCGGGGCACGGGCCGGTGCTCGCGGACGCGCTCGGCGCGGTGGACTACTACCTGGCCCACCGGGCCGGCCGGCTGGCCCAGGTCGAGACCGCGGTCGAGGCCGGCTGCCGGACGTCGGCCGAGGTGGTGGCGCGGGTCTACGCGGACGTGGACCGCGCGCTGTGGCCGGCGGCCGAGCTGTCCGTGCTCGCGCAGCTCCAGTACCTCAGGGACCACGGACTCATCCCGGACTGA
- a CDS encoding NUDIX hydrolase — MDQRATTLPMPPGWPARIRAADAGELTPPVPRQSATVVLLRDTGTDASPEAYLLRRRTSMAFAAGMYAYPGGGVDRRDAEAELGWAGPGPQEWAERLGVDARTAQAVVCAAVRETFEEAGVLLAGPDADSVAEPRDWTAERAALEAHELSFADFLRDHGLLLRSDLLGGWARWITPAFEERRYDTWFFVAALPAGQRAALEVGEADRVAWLTPAEAVRGYEEGRFGMLPPTVTVLRELTPVRSAAEALGAAADRSLEPVLGRAEVRGERLTVRWPGYDELTIDGTFPEERVG, encoded by the coding sequence ATGGACCAGCGAGCAACGACGCTCCCGATGCCCCCCGGCTGGCCCGCCCGGATCAGGGCGGCGGACGCCGGGGAGCTGACCCCGCCCGTGCCCAGGCAGTCCGCCACCGTGGTGCTGCTCCGGGACACCGGGACGGACGCCAGCCCGGAGGCGTACCTGCTGCGACGGCGGACGTCGATGGCGTTCGCGGCCGGGATGTACGCCTACCCGGGCGGCGGGGTCGACCGGCGGGACGCGGAGGCCGAGCTCGGCTGGGCCGGTCCCGGCCCGCAGGAGTGGGCCGAACGGCTCGGCGTGGACGCCCGGACCGCGCAGGCCGTGGTCTGTGCTGCCGTCCGCGAGACCTTCGAGGAGGCCGGCGTCCTGCTGGCAGGTCCGGATGCCGACAGCGTCGCCGAGCCCCGGGACTGGACCGCCGAGCGCGCCGCCCTGGAGGCCCACGAGCTCTCCTTCGCCGACTTCCTGCGCGACCACGGGCTGCTGCTCCGCAGCGACCTGCTGGGCGGCTGGGCCCGGTGGATCACCCCGGCCTTCGAGGAGCGCCGGTACGACACCTGGTTCTTCGTCGCCGCCCTGCCGGCCGGGCAGCGTGCCGCCCTCGAGGTCGGCGAGGCGGACCGGGTCGCCTGGCTCACCCCGGCCGAGGCCGTCCGGGGCTACGAGGAGGGCCGGTTCGGGATGCTGCCGCCGACCGTCACCGTGCTGCGCGAGCTGACGCCGGTGCGCAGTGCCGCCGAGGCGCTGGGGGCGGCGGCGGACCGCTCGCTGGAGCCGGTGCTCGGCCGGGCCGAGGTGCGGGGGGAGCGGCTGACCGTCCGCTGGCCGGGGTACGACGAGCTGACGATCGACGGTACGTTCCCCGAGGAACGCGTCGGCTGA